A genomic segment from Anabas testudineus chromosome 6, fAnaTes1.2, whole genome shotgun sequence encodes:
- the ciao2a gene encoding cytosolic iron-sulfur assembly component 2A isoform X2, with amino-acid sequence MSRSILKYLVANFQLLHLSLIAKNLYIIQGIKSKWQYLMSDQSEELSGAFSRKCQVEVNVCAGAATGQVGVGGLCLQVKLQRCLPFKHKLEIYISEGTHSTEEDINKQINDKERVAAAMENPNLREIVEQCVTEPDD; translated from the exons ATGTCCAGGtccattttgaaatatttagttgCCAATTTCCAGCTGCTCCATCTGAGTTTGATAGCAAAAAATCTTTACATCATCCAAGGCATCAAAAGTAAATGGCAGTATTTGATGTCTGACCAATCCGAAGAGCTTTCTGGGGCTTTCTCCAGGAAGTGTCAGGTGGAGGTGAACGTCTGTGCAGGAGCAGCTACAGGACAGGTCGGAGTTGGAG GCCTGTGCCTACAAGTGAAGCTGCAGAGGTGTTTGCCATTTAAACACAAG TTGGAAATTTACATTTCAGAAGGAACCCATTCTACTGAGGAAGACA TTAACAAACAGATCAACGATAAGGAGCGAGTAGCAGCTGCCATGGAGAACCCGAACCTGAGGGAGATCGTGGAGCAGTGCGTCACCGAACCAGACGACTGA
- the ciao2a gene encoding cytosolic iron-sulfur assembly component 2A isoform X1 has protein sequence MEVAFSLVSLTVTKVLQFSGLVGSRNVLKTKKMEEKALEVYDVIRSIRDPEKPNTLEELDVVTEKCVEVQELGEDEYLIIIKFSPTVPHCSLATLIGLCLQVKLQRCLPFKHKLEIYISEGTHSTEEDINKQINDKERVAAAMENPNLREIVEQCVTEPDD, from the exons ATGGAAGTAGCGTTTAGCCTGGTATCGTTAACCGTCACCaaggttttacagttttctgGACTTGTCGGCAGCAGGAATGTCCTAAAGACCaaaaagatggaggagaaagCGTTGGAAGTTTACG ATGTGATTCGATCGATCAGGGACCCAGAGAAGCCCAACACCTTGGAGGAGCTGGATGTGGTcacagagaaatgtgtggaAGTCCAAGAGCTTGGAGAAGACGAGTACCTCATCATTATCAAGTTCTCACCAACCGTCCCTCACTGCTCTCTGGCTACGCTGATCG GCCTGTGCCTACAAGTGAAGCTGCAGAGGTGTTTGCCATTTAAACACAAG TTGGAAATTTACATTTCAGAAGGAACCCATTCTACTGAGGAAGACA TTAACAAACAGATCAACGATAAGGAGCGAGTAGCAGCTGCCATGGAGAACCCGAACCTGAGGGAGATCGTGGAGCAGTGCGTCACCGAACCAGACGACTGA